In a single window of the Streptomyces sp. CGMCC 4.7035 genome:
- a CDS encoding DUF397 domain-containing protein: MRTIDLSAVSWRRSSYSNSDGGQCVEVSDDFATVVPVRDSKVLNGPVLVFPVGGWSSFVSAVKGGYLPA, translated from the coding sequence ATGCGAACCATCGACCTGAGCGCCGTTTCCTGGCGCAGGAGTAGCTACAGCAACTCGGATGGTGGTCAGTGTGTCGAGGTCTCCGACGACTTCGCCACCGTCGTTCCCGTGAGGGACAGCAAGGTACTGAACGGTCCAGTGCTCGTATTCCCTGTGGGCGGCTGGTCTTCCTTCGTGTCGGCCGTCAAGGGCGGCTACCTACCCGCCTGA